The DNA region AAACCATTAAAAATGTGACACACCTGATGGCATGATAATTTTTCAGAGAGCCTGTAATACCGAGAATCCTTCAGAGATCCTGAAGATGTATCGAGTTCATACAGAGGGAGATCATCAGGGCACCCCTCTGGTTTTGCCCACGCAAAATTAGAACTCGTAGAGTTCTTAAGCTCATGAAAATGGTCCTCATTCCTCACCAGGAAATACAGCCCTGCTGGCAACCCTGTCACCCTATGAACAAACAAAACAGCATGCACCTCAGCATCCCAAGGAAGTGCCCGGAACGGCAATGCCAGCTGTCTTCTTTGCTTCCCTCCACTTCCACAACCCGAAGGAAGGCAATGTAACAGTATCTGATAAAAAGTATCTCTGTGAATTGCAGTAACTCCATCCATATCCACTGCACTTCTACGCTTCCTAACAACTTCCCTAACCGTAAAACCTTTATAAGAACCTTCATTACGAACCCCACTACTCTTAAAAGGATCAATTTCAAGCCTATCTCCTATCACTAACGGCTTTTTCACTGCCTCAGCAGTTcgataaattatatcccaacaAACATGCTGTTTACTAAGCAAATTAGGCTTTCCCTTCCACTCCAATTTAGAAAACTCCGAAATTGCAGAACTCAATTCTTTATAATTCACATCAAATTTTTTACCAATTCCATTAGGAAAAACTAATAGCAAGCAATCAGGGTGTTCAAATTCAATCTCCGGAAACTTACCCTTGACAGGCCTAGAGGGGAATTTGAATTCCGGGAAAACTTCAAGCCCAAAAAGCTTCTTCAATTCCACATATCCCAGACCATCCAAAAGCTTCACATCCCAACCAAGGCCGGCTGCAGCCATTGTCACCGCGGCAATAGCATGGCCAACATCATGATTACAGTACCGAAAGGCGCGCTCACCATACTTCCAAGCCTCTCTCCAGAAAATGGAGGAGAGCCCCACGAGAAAAGAGTTCTCAGGAAAGAAATTGGGGAAAAACCCAGATGAGATTTCGGCTCTAAGCTCCAAAGAATGCTCTTTTGGAGCATAATGCGCAATAAAAGGTGAATTAGACAAGGACTCAATTGGTGGAGCAATAATATAAGCTTCCGTGGGGTGCAAGTTACCACTACTGGGATTCACTCTGAGAGACCAGGTGGAGTATCCAGTTGATTTCCAAGCTGAGAGAGCGAGAGAGTCATAGAAGAATTGAGAAATGGTGGAATGGGAAATGGGTTTTGGAGGAGggagagaaaggaagagagaggaATATAGAGGAGCATATGCATCATCGGGGTTTTGCTGTaaagtttggtttttttgggGTTCGGTTTGAGTTGGGAAGTGAAGGAGAGGGAGGAGAGGAGCAGAGAGGTAACGGCGAAAAGGGTTGGGCTGGTTAGCCCAGTCGAGGCCGTGTGGTCCTCGTGCGTAATTGTCGAAGTTGTGCTTGGTTTCTTTGTGGTATTTGAGGACTTGTATAAGGTTTTCGTTGTGTAAGTCTTCTTTGGGttgtgatgaagaagaagaagatgaggtgGAAATTGACATGGTAATAATGGAGGTGGGGATtaaagttttggttttggtggTGAGGAATTTGAGTGTCGAGGTTGTTGAGGGAAAGAAATGGCAGAAGTGAGAGTCCTGTgaggttagagagagagagaatctggGACTAGAAAGAAGTGGTGGCATTGCAATGGCATCTATGAGGTttaaactttgttcttttaattttcttgttatGGGGTTTAAAGACAACATTGCTAGAATCTTGTTCTAGAGTCTAGAAATGGACCCaaagttttgtgtttttcttttttttttttggattcttatATTTTTGGGTAAAAGGGGACTTAAAAATTTCCAACAACCTGGGAAGACTGTACTTCTGTTGTTTTTGGGCTTTCATTTCATATTATAAACGAGAGAAATGTTTGACATCATTTATTTTGGATTATCAGTTATGTCACACTAGCAATAGAGAGGAAAGGATTGGGCCAAGTAGTGAGTGGCAGAAAGACTAAGGGAGGTCTCATAAAGTGGGCTACTATAGATAAGAGGAGAGGCCAATAGGTAAACCACAGTTAGAGACGTGttgggctttcttttttcttttttgggtagaaaaagTACTGCATTGCATTAACTTGGGTGGGTTTAAATTccgcttattttactaaaaattaaaaaattattactaaaaatactttagcaaaatatttattgttattataaataCTGTTCACACTTTTTTCATCACTTGGCTGGTCCATGAACAATGCCATGAGACCAGCCAAGTGAAACGCAAACACAAAAATACCGCTACACAAATGCACACTTAACTTAAATTGGGAGTGTTATGGCATAGTCTCTCTTAGTACAACCCTATCG from Castanea sativa cultivar Marrone di Chiusa Pesio chromosome 6, ASM4071231v1 includes:
- the LOC142637944 gene encoding uncharacterized protein LOC142637944 isoform X1, whose translation is MLSLNPITRKLKEQSLNLIDAIAMPPLLSSPRFSLSLTSQDSHFCHFFPSTTSTLKFLTTKTKTLIPTSIITMSISTSSSSSSSQPKEDLHNENLIQVLKYHKETKHNFDNYARGPHGLDWANQPNPFRRYLSAPLLPLLHFPTQTEPQKNQTLQQNPDDAYAPLYSSLFLSLPPPKPISHSTISQFFYDSLALSAWKSTGYSTWSLRVNPSSGNLHPTEAYIIAPPIESLSNSPFIAHYAPKEHSLELRAEISSGFFPNFFPENSFLVGLSSIFWREAWKYGERAFRYCNHDVGHAIAAVTMAAAGLGWDVKLLDGLGYVELKKLFGLEVFPEFKFPSRPVKGKFPEIEFEHPDCLLLVFPNGIGKKFDVNYKELSSAISEFSKLEWKGKPNLLSKQHVCWDIIYRTAEAVKKPLVIGDRLEIDPFKSSGVRNEGSYKGFTVREVVRKRRSAVDMDGVTAIHRDTFYQILLHCLPSGCGSGGKQRRQLALPFRALPWDAEVHAVLFVHRVTGLPAGLYFLVRNEDHFHELKNSTSSNFAWAKPEGCPDDLPLYELDTSSGSLKDSRYYRLSEKLSCHQEIASHGCFSLGMVARFESSLREKNTWMYPRLFWETGVLGQVLYLEAHAVGISATGIGCYFDDPVHETLKLRGSNFQSLYHFTVGAPVLDKRIMSLPAYPGPNIDT
- the LOC142637944 gene encoding uncharacterized protein LOC142637944 isoform X2, whose amino-acid sequence is MLSLNPITRKLKEQSLNLIDAIAMPPLLSSPRFSLSLTSQDSHFCHFFPSTTSTLKFLTTKTKTLIPTSIITMSISTSSSSSSSQPKEDLHNENLIQVLKYHKETKHNFDNYARGPHGLDWANQPNPFRRYLSAPLLPLLHFPTQTEPQKNQTLQQNPDDAYAPLYSSLFLSLPPPKPISHSTISQFFYDSLALSAWKSTGYSTWSLRVNPSSGNLHPTEAYIIAPPIESLSNSPFIAHYAPKEHSLELRAEISSGFFPNFFPENSFLVGLSSIFWREAWKYGERAFRYCNHDVGHAIAAVTMAAAGLGWDVKLLDGLGYVELKKLFGLEVFPEFKFPSRPVKGKFPEIEFEHPDCLLLVFPNGIGKKFDVNYKELSSAISEFSKLEWKGKPNLLSKQHVCWDIIYRTAEAVKKPLVIGDRLEIDPFKSSGVRNEGSYKGFTVREVVRKRRSAVDMDGVTAIHRDTFYQILLHCLPSGCGSGGKQRRQLALPFRALPWDAEVHAVLFVHRVTGLPAGLYFLVRNEDHFHELKNSTSSNFAWAKPEGCPDDLPLYELDTSSGSLKDSRYYRLSEKLSCHQLFNSPIYVRKNNLIS